From a region of the Fischerella sp. JS2 genome:
- a CDS encoding type II toxin-antitoxin system VapC family toxin codes for MRVFTRSILIDTNVLLRFIFRTDPQYPVVRTAIRKLRTEKHTLYISSQNCIEFWNVATRPIAKNGFGLTPTDVKRMLQRIERLFPLLPDTPVVTYSVSGVQVHDARLVASMKANGVTHILTFNTRDFARYVVEGIVVVDPVTV; via the coding sequence GTGAGGGTATTTACGAGGAGCATCCTTATAGATACTAACGTTCTGTTGCGTTTTATTTTTCGCACTGATCCACAATACCCAGTCGTAAGAACTGCAATACGAAAACTACGAACTGAGAAACACACACTATATATTTCATCACAAAACTGTATCGAATTTTGGAACGTCGCTACAAGACCCATAGCAAAAAATGGTTTTGGCTTGACCCCTACAGATGTAAAACGAATGCTACAACGGATTGAGCGTCTGTTTCCATTATTACCTGATACACCTGTGGTTACATACAGTGTATCAGGCGTGCAAGTACATGATGCTCGCCTTGTTGCTAGCATGAAAGCAAACGGTGTAACTCATATATTGACATTTAATACTAGAGATTTCGCTCGCTATGTAGTAGAAGGGATTGTAGTAGTTGACCCAGTAACAGTGTAG
- a CDS encoding PD-(D/E)XK nuclease family protein, whose product MSTPERPFASYHLWSLIAPASGQQRWHCQMRRGYIKARQHEPQVRALLTKVTASQRIGLLAQKGVYEFHHHRYLLNQSDGVEKVAELLRLSNSPSEVQQRVLQILKKYHDDPLLSGKRIVLLTRGDEGFPKPILIDQKHYCFRLYAAMDCIFIESSGNLHILDFKTGKSAFDRRQALVYLLAARYLYPKHKAIASFYNLEFSKKSELISVNRSELDLIEFELASIAQKHQQDLQKYQQQTQKFSQIFPPNPGYHCRFCPFNSICEFSAFKASQTV is encoded by the coding sequence ATGTCAACCCCCGAGCGACCTTTTGCCAGTTATCATCTTTGGTCTCTAATTGCCCCAGCATCTGGGCAACAACGTTGGCATTGTCAAATGAGACGGGGGTATATTAAAGCACGCCAACACGAACCCCAAGTTAGAGCATTGCTGACAAAAGTTACAGCATCCCAGCGTATAGGCTTGCTAGCACAAAAAGGTGTTTATGAATTTCATCACCACAGATATCTATTAAATCAATCAGACGGCGTAGAAAAAGTTGCTGAACTACTGAGATTGAGCAATTCACCTAGTGAAGTGCAACAGCGTGTGCTGCAAATTTTGAAGAAATATCACGATGACCCATTGCTTTCAGGGAAACGTATTGTCTTGTTAACCCGTGGTGATGAAGGATTTCCCAAACCAATATTAATTGATCAAAAGCATTATTGTTTCCGCCTCTATGCGGCGATGGACTGTATTTTTATTGAATCTTCAGGTAATTTACATATTTTAGATTTTAAAACTGGTAAATCTGCTTTTGACCGTCGTCAGGCATTAGTTTATCTTTTAGCCGCTCGTTATCTTTACCCTAAACATAAAGCTATAGCTTCCTTTTATAATTTAGAATTTTCTAAAAAATCGGAGTTAATTAGTGTTAATAGAAGTGAATTAGATTTGATAGAGTTTGAGTTAGCTAGTATTGCTCAAAAACACCAACAAGATTTGCAAAAATATCAGCAACAGACTCAGAAATTTAGTCAAATATTTCCGCCCAATCCTGGCTATCACTGTCGATTTTGCCCATTTAATTCTATATGTGAATTTTCTGCTTTTAAGGCTTCGCAAACAGTCTAG